From the Gammaproteobacteria bacterium genome, the window TACTTGAAGAAAATCTGGCTTGCGCCCTGCGACAGAAGCCATTCGAGGGCCCGCAACGATTCGCCGACGGCACGGCCCGCCGGTATCGATCGGCTCTTCAGCGCCACGACGCCGGCATCGACCGCCCGCGTATCGGCGCCTTCCGGCACGCCCAGGTAAATCGTCGCCGCCAGTCCGTCGTCGCCAGTCATGCCGCGCGAGATGGCGTTGGCGATATCGCTGGCGCCGGTGAAATCGTCGGCGATGACTCCGAGCAGCATGTCGCGTCGCCTCAGTTACCGTGGAGGAGAGAGCGAAGCTGCCCGACGGCCGCGTCCGGGCTGGTGAAGACCGGAACGCTGGCGGCGCTTTCGCAATCCGCGTTCGCACAGGCCATGGAGAACTGGCCCAGCATGATGGCGTCGGCGCCCGATACCCGGCCGGCGGCGGCCGCAATCAGCGAGTTGTGCTTCGATTCGTCGCCGCGCCGCAAGGTGTCGAGCGCACCGGGAACGTAAACGGTCGTCAGGCGCGCCGAGGGTTGCGCGCGGTTCGCCAGTTCCCCGAACTCGGCGGCCATCGCCGGACCCGCCGGCTCGAAGGTGACGAGCAGCGCCAGTTCGTCGCCGCAGTCCAGCGCGGCGCGAAACATCGCTTCGTTCGGCTTGAGAACGGGAATGGCCAGCCGCCGCGCCGCCGCCTCGATCGCGTCGCCGAACGCCGAGCAGGCGAAGAGCACCGCCTCGGCGCCGCAGTCGGCGGCATAGGCCGCGAGCCTGTGAATTCTCCGGCGAAGGTCGTCCGTCAGCTGCGGCTGGCGCTGCCGGTCCCGCGACAGGCCGTCGTCGAGGATATGGGTCAGCTCGGCCTCGCTCCAGTTCCGGTCGAACGCATCGGTAACGGGCGCCATCGACGCTTCGGTCGCGTGAATGACGGTGATTCGCCGAGGGTCCATGGTGCGGCGCTCTGGCTCAGATCACGTTTGTGACTGCCTCCGAGAAGGCGGCGGTCGATGCGCCGCCGCCGAGATCTCTTGTCCTGGTATTCGGGTCTTCCAGCGCCTTGTCCACGGCGGCTGTCATGACCGCTCCCGCTTCAAGATACTTCGGCCGGTCGCGATGCTCGCCGATCCAGGACAGCAGCATCGCAATCGAGAGCATCATCGACGCGGGGTTGGCGATATTCCTGCCGGCGATGTCCGGTGCGGACCCGTGCTGCGCCTGGGCGCAGCACAGCGTATCGCTGGCCATGACCGATCCCGCGAGTCCGAGGCTGCCGGACAGTTCGCTGGTAAGGTCACTCAGAATGTCGCCGTAGAAATTGGTGGTGACCAGCACATCGAACGACTCCGGAGTACGCACCAGGTGAGCCGCCGCCGCATCGACCAGAAGCTCCTCGAGTTCCACTTCCGGGAATTCCCGGCCGACGTCGCGGACCGCCTCGAGAAACAGGCCGTCGGTCATGTGAAAACTGTTGGCCTTGTGGATCGCCGTGACCTTCTTCCTGCGCTTCATCGCCCATGCAAACGCCTGGCGGGCAATGCGCTCGCTGCAGTGGCGCGTGATCTTGCGTGTCGACAAGGCCATGTCCGGACTCGGCATGACTTCGCCCCAGCCCCGCGTCATGTTGCGGTCCGGGTAGAAGCCCTCGGTTGCCTCGCGCATGATCACGAGGTCCATGGTCTTGCCGTCAGCGAGATTGGAAGGGAGAAACGGCCGCGTGCGTGCGGGCCGGATATTGGCGTAGAGGTCCAGCCCGACCCTGAATCCGGCGGACACGTTTCGCCCGCCTTTCTCGGGAGGCGGATAGTCGGCATGCGACTGGGTTCCGAGGATGACGCCGTCGCAATTCCCCGCCTTTTCCAGCACCTCGTCCCGCAGGGTCGTCCCATGTTTTTCAAGACTCGCAAAGCCGACTTCGTCATACTCGTATTCCAGTTCCAGCCCGAATTTGCGGTCCAGTGCGCGGAGCACCGTCATCGAAGCTTCCATGATTTCCGGTCCGATGCCGTCGCAAGGTAATACCAGGAAATTCATAGTGATTCGCGCCGTTGGCCGTGACGAAGCGTTACATATTGGCTAAATGTGTGACAAAATGCAATATCGGTGCCAAGAGAAGGAATTTCTGGGACAGTTGTGTATTTTGTCGTGCAAAAACCCATAATCGATTGGACATGTACCGCCTCGCACTGATCCTTGCCCTGGCGTGCGCGTGGGCCGATGCCGGCGCGGACTCCGAGTACCCGGCCAGGCCATTGACCTATACGGTTGCGTTCGGTCCCGGTGGCGGCAACGACCTGATGTCGCGCACCGTCGTTGACATCATCAGGCAGTACAAATTGTACGGCGACCAGCACATTCGGGTGGAGAATCGCCCCGGCGGCAGCGGCGCGATCGGATACGGACGCGTAGCGCGACAGGCCGGGAACGCCTATGTCATTACATCGACCAGCGGCAGCTTCCTGACCACGCCCATCGTGTCGGAAACCAGCTGGACCTGGCGCGATTTCACGCCGATCGCGCTGCTTGCCCTCGACGCGATGTTCCTGGTCGTGCGCACCGACTCTCCGTTTGTCTCGATGGACGAGTTCGTCACTCGCGCCAGGCAGTCCGACATGAAGATCGGCGGCAACGGGGCGACCGGACCGGACCGGGTCGTTGCGGGTCTGCTCGCCGAATCGGCCGGAATCGAATTCACCTACGTTCCGTTTCAGAACGGATCGGGGCTGCTGACCGGCCTCACGTCCGCCAGTCTCCACGCCCTCGTCTCGAATCCATCGGAGGTCATGGGCCAGGTCGCCGCCGGCAACTTCAGAGTGCTTGCGTACTCGGCGGATTCCCGGAGCACGGTCTATCCGGAGGTTCCGACCTTCGTCGAGCAGGGCTACGAGGTCGAATTCGCGGTGCCGCGCGGCATCGTCATGCCCGCCGGCGTTCCGGCCGACGTCCGGGACTGGTGGATTGCCGTGCTCAAGAAGGTCGTCGCCACCCCGGAATGGCAGAACTACCTGGAAACCAGGGGGCTGTCGGGCGCCGTGCTCTGGGGGGACGACTTCGGGGACTATCTTGGCCGGACGGACTCGGAATATCGCCGCATCCTGAATTCGTTCGGCTCTATCCACTGACCAGGCGCCCGGGTCCGCGATGCGTTTTCTCTTTTCGATGGCCCTGCTTGCGTTTTCCCTGTCGTATACGGGATACGCACTGTATTCACTGGACCTGCTCGACAGGGCGGACCGCCTTGGCCCGGGTTTCTTCCCCGCGATCGTGGGCGTCCTGCTGATTGCCACGACCGCCGCCAACGCTATCCGCGAGTATCGCAGGCAACGGGAAGCGGCGACGGCGCTTCAGCCACTCTGGCGCGACGTCGCCGAAGTAACGGGACTGATCGCCCTTTTCCTTGCATTGCTGCCGTACGCCGGCAGCCTGTTGACGATACTCGCGTTTACCTTCCTTTACCTGTATCGGTTCAATCGCGTCCGGGGCTGGTTCAACGCCGTCTACGCTGTGGCCTTCTCGGCCGCGGTCTACCTGTTGTTCGAAGTCGTGTTGCAGGCCGGACTTCCGCAGGGCGTGCTGGCGCCCTTGTACTGATGGAAGACCTCTTTGCCAATCTTGCGTCGGGCCTCGCCCTGGCCTTGTCGCTCGAGAACCTGGTCTTCCTCGTTGTGGGCGTGTGCGTGGGAATGCTGGTCGGCCTGTTTCCCGGATTCGGGCCTGCCGCCGGAATCGCGATCCTGATTCCGATGACCCTGGGGCTGGACCCCACCGCGGGGATCATCCTGCTGGCCGGCATCTACTACGGGGCCATGTACGGCGGGACCATCACTTCGATTCTGATCAACACGCCGGGCGAGTCCGCCACCGTGGCCTCCACCCTCGACGGCTATCCTCTGGCGCAGGCCGGCCGGGCCGGACCGGCGCTCGTGATGCAGGCGGTCGCCTCTTTTGTCGGGGGCGCGGTCGGCGTCGTCCTGATATGCGCATTCGCGCCCGCACTCTCGAGTTTCGCCGCGTCATTCGGCCCTTCGGAGTACTTCCTCATCGTTTTCCTGGGGCTGCTGCTGCTGGCCACGCTGATGGGCGACAGCCTGCTCAAGGGCATCATCTCCGCGCTTTTGGGGTTCGCCATATCAACCGTCGGCGTGGACGTCATCAGCGGCGCGCAGCGGTTCACGTTCGGTTCGCCGGAACTGATAGACGGCATCTACTTCGTTCCGGTGGCCATCGGGCTGTTCGGGATCGGCGAGCTCCTGAATTGCATCTACACAGGCGAGCACAAAAAGCCCGCGAAACGCATCAGCGTGACGATATTTTCCAGGGCGTTCTGGCCGCGGGCCGGGGACTTCCGGATTTCGCGCTTGACGTTCGCGCGCGGGTCGCTGATCGGTTTCATCGCCGGCGTGCTGCCGGGCTCCGGGGCGACGATAGGTTCGATTCTTGCCTATTCGGTCGAGAAGAGAGTGGCCAGGGACCCCGGCGAATTCGGCAAAGGCGACATCCGCGGACTGGTGGCCCCGGAGGCGGCCAACAATGCGGCCTCCGCGGGGGCGATGGTGCCGCTGATTTCTCTCGGAATCCCGGGCTCGGGAGCCACGGCGGTCCTGCTCGGCGCCCTGCTGATGTGGGGCCTGCAGCCGGGACCGATGCTCATCGTCGATAACCCGGAATTCGTCTGGGGTCTGATCGGCAGCATGTACCTGGGCAACCTGATGCTGGTGCTGATGAGCGTGGTGGCCATTCCGCTGTTCATCAAGTTTCTCGACGTGCCCTATCGCCTGGTCGTGCCCGTGATCGTGACGCTGTGTATTGTCGGAACGTTCGCGCTTCATTCGAGCATGATCGAAACGTGGATCCTGCTCGCGACGGGGCTGCTGGGTTTCGGCATGAAGCGCTTCGGTTATTCGCCGGCGGCCACGGTTCTTGCCGTCGTGCTCGGAGGCATGGCGGAGAATGCTTTCCTTCAGTCTCTGCTGATCGGCGACGGAAGCCTCGGGATCTTCATTACCCGGCCGATCTCGCTGGCATTGACCGCCGTAGTGGTAGCGATCTTCGTGGCCGCCGCCGTAGTCCGCCTGCGCGCGCTCCGCTAGAAGTCGACGAGGTCGGGGCGGCGCGAGGCGGTCTTCTTCGCGAGCGCTCCCTGCAGGTGCTTCTTCAACGCATAGGACGCTTCGATGAGTTCGCCCTCGGCCAGAAGGTCGATGATCTCGATGTGCTGCCTGCACTGCGAATAGAGTCTGTCCGCGTCCAGTTTCGCCCGGTACTCGAGAAGCCGGCGCATGCGGTTGGCCCGGACCAGCGACATGTGGAAGAAGGGGTTGCCGGACAGTTGGATGAGACTCTCGTGAAAGTCGGAGCCGGTGTTCAGAAGCCGTTCCAGGCGCAGCTTCTCGACGTCGGTCTCCAATAGTCGTTCCTGGTCGTCGCGCAGTTCCGTCAATCGTTTGCGGTCGGGGGTAAACGTGGGCTCGAGTATCGCGGCGGGTTCGATCGTCATGCGTAGGCGGTAGATCTGCTCGAACGCCTGCGGCGTCTTGGCCACCGGAAGGAACCGCCAGCCGTATCCCTTCTTGCGTTCCGCCCAGCCTTCCCGCGTGGCGCGCAGCAGGATGTCCTTCAGCTCGGCCTTGGTCAGGTCGTAGCGCGTCTGCAGGAAAAGCTCCGTCACCTCTTCGTCGATCGCGTCGGCAAGCCAGTCCTCGGCGATCCGTCGATAGACGTCCCGGTCCTCGAGGTTTTGCGTCGACGCCTCCACCAGCTTCTCGATCCGGCCGGGCCATTTGTCGCTCGCGAAAAAGCCGCGGTTCCTGCGCTGCTCGAGAACACCCTTGTCGGACAGCAACTGCATGGCGTCGCGCACCGGCGATCGGGAAACGCCGAACTTGTCGGCCAGCAACTGCGATCGGAGGTGGTCTCCTGGCTTGATGTCGCCGGACTGGATCATGACCAGGATCTCGTGCGCCGTCCTGCGCGCGAGATCCCCGTTTCTCAGTTCGGCCATGCGGGCATCCTGGTATTGGTCATGAATTGCGCCGATTGGCTAAGTAATACAAAGTTCAGTTTACCAATTCCCCGATGTTGTTTCAGGATTGGATTTTGGATTAGAATAATCCAAAACGCTTTTGGGGACAAAATCATGCGTCATTCGAGAATTTTGAGGCTGTTCGGCGCCGTCGGCGCCCTGCTCCTGGGATTGGCCTTGGTCCAGACCGCGTCGGCCCAGGCGGAGCTGGAGGAAATCATCGTCACGGCCCAGAAACGCGAACAAAGTCTTCAGGACGTTCCCGTCGCCGTAACGGCATTCACGAGCGAGGAGCTCGCGGATCGTACGATCAGCAACCTGTTCAGCATCGCGGAGTCAACGCCCAATCTGCAGATCGGAACGTCGGGCACCGGCTCGCAGAACGCCATCGTTTTCATTCGGGGAATCGGGCAGACCTCCAACCGCGTCAATCTCGACCAGGGCGTGGGTACCTATGTGGACGGAATCTACCGGACCAACGTCTGGGGCGGCCTTTTCGACCTGCTCGACGTCGAGCGCATCGAAGTGCTGCGCGGACCGCAGGGGACCCTGTACGGCAAGAATGCGCTGGGCGGCGCGATCAACGTGATCTCGAAACGTCCGAGCACGGCCGAAACGGGCGGTGAAGTTTCCGTTACTCTCGGCAGTTACAGCCGGGTCGATGGCAGGGCCTCGGTGAATATTCCCCTGATCCAGGATCAGCTTGCTATCCAGTTGTCGGCCGTTTCCCGAAATGCCGACGGCTACATAGAAACACCGAACGACAAGGACTTCGGTAGTCAGTCCAATACGGGTTTTCGCATTGCCGCACTCTGGAACCTCTCGGATACGGCGACCTGGTTGCTGAGCGCCGACCAGATGAGCACGGACTCCAACGGATCGCCGATTTACCACGCCTGGGTCAACCCGAACGCGCGGCTTCCGGCGCAATACAACGCGCTGGTGGACGGCGGCCATATTCCGGGTCCGCGCTACGAAGCATCATCCATAGCCACCGATCCATTCAGTTCCAATGCCACCGACCCGCTGGCGCGCAACAAGACCGACCAGGAGTCCGTCACCAGCCGGCTGGAATTCGAATTCGGCGCCACAACGATTGTTTCGCTTACCTCGTTCAAGACTTACGAAACTTCGGATGGCTTCGACGCCGACGGTTCGGTCCTGGAGGTGTCGAACAACCGGCGCTGGCTGGACGGCGAGGCGTTCAGCCAGGAATTTCAGTTGAATGGCGTTTACATGCAGGACCGGCTGAACCTGACGACCGGCGTCTACTACCTGCGCGACGAGCTGGATTTCGGTGCGGCGGCCGGCAACTCGAATTCGGCCATTCCGTTTGTCGGGATCGTGCCCCGCATTCGGGATTACAACACGGGCAACTCGATTCAGCAGGATCTCGACAGCTACGCGTTCTACGCCAGCGGCACTTATTCCTTGACCGAACGCGCGCGGGTGACGCTCGGCCTTCGTTACATGAACGAGGAGAAGTCGCAAGCCAGTTCGTCGACCCGCGGGCGCAGCACCAGGCCGGCTACCGTCAGCGCATCGGCAAAGGGCGACTGGTCCAATACGTCGCCCCGGGTTTCTCTTGAGTACGACCTAAACGACGCGACCATGCTGTATGTCACCGCCGCGCAGGCGTTCAAGTCGGGAGGGATCGGCGACACCGTTCTCCGGGACAGCCAGGGCAACAATTTCCTGCTCCCGTTCAACGAAGAGACGCTCTGGTCGTACGAAGTGGGTATGAAGGCGGACTGGGCGGACGGCCGCGTTCGTGCCAATCTGGCGGCCTTCTTCATGGATTACGAGGACCTCCATGTCCGCACCACGCTGTTCGATCCGAACAGCGGATCCCAGGTCCGCACATTCTTCAATGCCGGCAGCGCCGAGGCCAGCGGATTCGAGGCCGAGCTTTCGGCGCTCGCGAGCGACAGGTTCGTCATTCAGGCCAGCGTCGGGTTCCTCGATACGCAGTACAACGAGGACGTTGTCGACGAATTCCGCGGCGACGTGCTGCTGGTGGTCGGCGAAGCGCTCCCGTTCGCGCCGGAGCTCTCGTACTCGCTGTCGGCGATTTATTCCGCGCCGCTGGCGAACGGCCACGAGCTGCGGCTGCGAGCCGACTACTCCTGGCGCGACGAATTGCTGTGGGACGCAACCGGCGCAGTCGATGAGCGCGACGGCGAGGATTCCTATGGTCTCTTGAATGTGAGCGCCACCTACGAATTCGACCGCTGGTCGATCACGGCCTTCGGCCGCAACGTGACCGACGAGGTCTACGCCATGAACGGCTTCGTGAACAGCCGGGTCGTGGGCGCCAACTGGCGCCAGCGGGGCCGACCGGCGGAGTGGGGACTGCGGGCCACCGCCCAGTTCTGAGGCGCCATTCGTAAACGGCGGATACGGCGATGCAAGGTCGCCGTATCCGCTTTTTTTGCGACAATACAGGCCTGATACGACACCAGGACAATGCGGCCTACCACTGACCTGTCCGACGACTACGAGGACACCAGTTCGACTTGTGCGACCCAGTTTCGCGATTTCGGCGGCCGTACCCGGTTTGCCGGACGGATTCGAACGGTCCGGTGTTTCGAGGACAACTCGCGCTTCCGGGAGATGCTCGGAGAGCCGGGTAATGGCGGCGTCCTGGTAGTCGACGGTGGCGCTTCAATGGCCAGGGCGCTCATGGGCGACATGCTGGCCGCCCGGGCCGCGGCAAACGGCTGGTCCGGCGTGATCATCAACGGGGCGGTTCGGGATTCGTCGGAAATCGCCAGGGTGGACGTGGGCGTAAAGGCCCTGGGCGTGAACCCCGCCAGGAGCGCCAAGATGGGCGCCGGAGAGGTGGATGTCCCGGTCGAGTTCGGCGGCGTTCGGTTCCAGCCGGGCCACTGGGTCTATTGCGACGAAGACGGCGTTCTCGTCTCCGCGACGCAACTGAAGTAGGGCCCGCTGACACAATGACCGGCCGGCTGCCAGTCGCAAGATACGGCAAGGGCGTCGGCGGCGGAATCGCCCTGCTGATCGGCGCGGCCTGGCCGCTGGCCTCGTGCGAAGCACCCGGGGAGAACCTGCCCGCCGATCCGCCTTACGTGATCGCCGAGCGCGAGTACCAGACGGACTACATGCGCGGGATGCCGCCGCCGCCCGACAGGCTCATTGACAGCGATCACTCCTGGGCGCTCGACCCGGACAAGGGCAAGTGGTCCTTCCAGAACATAAGCAAGATCCTCCCTACGGAATTTGTCAGCCGCGGCGCCGGGCCGGTTCTCCCGCTGGCCTACGAACGGACCGGTCTCCTGCAACAGTCGTTCACGGCGCCCGATTCGACCCGCGCGCCGCTGCAGCAGATTCTCAAGGGCATGGGAGTCGACGGGTTCATTTTTCTGAAAGACGGCGTCGTGCGGACCGAGGTGTATTTCAATGGTTTCGGGCCGACCCGCCGCCACATCGGGTTCTCGGTCACCAAGTCGCTGGTCGGCTCGCTGATGGGCATCCTGGTTCACGAAGGCCGCGTGGACCTGGCGCAGACGGTCGCGCATTACCTGCCGGAACTGGCGGGTTCCGGTTACGGCGACGCGACCATTCGCCAGGTACTGGACATGACCACCAGCGTGGTCTGGAACCACGACCGGGAGGATCCCACTTCACAGGTGGACCTCAATTCCAGGGCCGGCGGCTTTCAGTCGCGGCCCGCCGATTTTCCCTATCGGAACACGCTCGAGTTTCTGCAGTCGGTGGAGAAGGCCGGAACGCACGGCGAAGTCGGCCTCTACAACCCGGGCAACACCGAATCGCTCGGCTGGATCATCTCGAGGCTGGAAGGCAGGAACTGGCAGGAGGCGTTTGCCGAGCGCATCTGGTCCCGGTTGGGCGCCGAGCATGACGCGCTGATCACGGTCGATCCGGGCGGGCACGGATTCGCCACGGCCGGGTTCAGCGCCACGCTTCGCGATTTCGCCCGCTTCGGCCTGATGCTGGAGCAGGAAGGGCGTTGGAACGGCGAGCAGATCCTGCCCGCGGAGTGGTTGCTTGACGTTCGCACGGGCGACGCCGGGGCGCTGGCGGCCTGGCAGGCCTCCGAGGACGCGGCGAAGCGACCCCACGTCGCTTTCTACCGCAATCACTTCCGGGTGCTGAACGGCGAGCGCGGCGAGTTCGTCGCCCAGGGGCACATGGGGCAACGCATTTACGTGAACATGGAGTCGAATGTCGTTGCCGTGTTTCTGTCGGTGACCCCGTCCAGGCCGTTGCGCAATTTTCAGGTCGACCTGATCCGGGAAATCGACGCAGCCCTCGCAAGCTCAGGGCGGGATCGAAGCGCCGCCCAGTCTAAGGCCTCGAGCTGCGGCCCGGAACGGCTCGAAATCGCGAACCGGTCGCCTTACATGCGCGGCGTGCCCGTCGCACAGGACCGGATCGTTACGGACGGACTGGCCTGGGCGCGGGACTACGAGCAGGTGCTGTGGTCGCACCAGAACGTGTCCAAGATCCTGAGAGTCGATCCCATCAGTCGCGGCGAAGGGCCCGTCAGCGCGCTTCCCTATGGCGACTGCACGCTCGCGACGGCGTCATTCACCGGAAAAGACGGCGAACCTGCGCCACTGAAGGAGATCCTGGCCGGAATCGGCACCGACGGCTTCATCGTGGTCCATCAGGGCGCGATCCTGGCCGAGCTCTACTACAACGGCTTTGCGCCGGATGCGCGCCATCAGCTCAATTCGGTGTCCAAGTCGTTCGTCGGTCTGCTCGCCGGCATAGCCCATGCGGAAGGCCGCCTGGACCTTGAGCAGCCTCTCGGCGACGCGCTGCCCGAACTGGCGGGCGCCGGCGTGGCGAACGCCGTTCTTCAGCACGCCCTCGACATGGCCCTGGGCGTCGAGACATTGATGAGCTGGGACGATCCGCGTTCCTATCGGCTCCTCAACTTCATGGCGGGCGGTTTCCATCGCCGCTTCGAGGAATTTCCCTACCGCAATACGCTCGAGTTGGCCGCCACGGTTCCTTCCACCGGTGAGCACGGCAGCCGTTTCTTCTACTCGCCCGCGAATACGGAGATCGTCGCCTGGTCCATTTCGCGCGCCTACCGGCGCAACTGGCAGGAGGTGCTGGCGGAGAAGCTCTGGTCCAGGCTGGGCGCGGAACGCGACGCCATCGTTATCGTCGATCCGGCCGGGCATGGATTCGCGACCGCCGGGACAGGCGCCGCATTGCGCGACCTGGCCCGGCTCGGACTGATGATCGAGGGCGACGGGCATTTCTTCGACCGGCAGATCGTTCCCCGGTCCTGGATCCGGCGGACGATAGCGGGCAATGACGGCGTTCGTCAGGCGATGAGCGACGAAGAGGAGCTGACCCGGTTCGGAAACGAGGTCTTCTACCATAATCAGTTCCGCGTGCCGAGCAGTTCCGAAGGCGAACTGATTGCGTCGGGCGGGCTCGGACAGATGATTTACGTGAACCAGCAGCACGATCTCGTCGCGGTGTTCCTGGCGACCACGTTCGACGACGCGGACCGGGCGCACCAGGTCAAGCTGCTGCGGCAGATACGCGACCACCTGAAGAGGTCCTGAGCACACCGTGCCGACAGCAGGAGCGCCACCGGCAAGCGTGATTTCGCGGCGCGATCTGCTGAGGTATTTCTCGGCCGCCGCCGGCTGCTTCGTGGTCGGCGCGGCCCCCGCGGCGCTGGGCGGCTGCGCCGGGCCGCGCGGCCGGCCGTCGCGGTTCTCGTTCCCGCAGGGCGTTGCATCGGCCGATCCCCAGTCCGACGCTGTCGTGATCTGGACCCGGGTTGAAGGGGACACGGATGCCGTGCGCCTGACCGCGCAAATGGCGACGGACCCGTCATTCGACTCCGTTATCGCCGAGACCGGGATCGACGCGCTGCCCGAACTGGACCATACGGTTCGGGGCCTGATCACGGACCTCGAGCCCGACCGGTTCTACTACTACCGCTTCATCGACCCCGACGGCGGAGCCAGCCGCACGGGAAGGACCCGGACGGCGCCGCTCGGAACGGCAAGACAGCTCAATATCGCGGTGTTTTCCTGCCAGGACTACGAACAGGGCTACTTCACCGCTTATCGGCGGCTGATTCTCGACGACCAGGCCGCGCGGCCCGAAGACCGGATCGACTTCGTGATGCACGTCGGCGACTTCATCTACCAATCGATTCGAGGACCGGACACGATCGCGGAACCGGACCACAACGGCAACCGACTGAAGCTCATGAACCGCGACGGGAGCGTGCGCCGGTGCGAGCCGTTTCCGTCCGGCGGGCGAGTGGCGGGACGAAACTGGATCGCGCCCGTCGATCTGGACGACTACCGCTGGCTGTACAAGAGGTACCTGACGGACCCCGATCTGCAGGAGGCCAGGGCGCTCTATCCGTTCGTGCAGATCTGGGACGACCATGAACTGCTGAACGACTACTGGCAGAGCTACTATCGGGAGCAGTCCATCGCCGAACTGAAGGTCGCGTCCAACCAGGCATGGTTCGAATACGTGCCCGCGGCCCTGAGCGCCGGGGGCCGCGACAGCGACGTATCGCATGCGAGCGATTTCGAGCCGATTGACGTGACCGCGGCGCCCGCGGGCAACTTTGA encodes:
- a CDS encoding TonB-dependent receptor, producing the protein MRRPAREIPVSQFGHAGILVLVMNCADWLSNTKFSLPIPRCCFRIGFWIRIIQNAFGDKIMRHSRILRLFGAVGALLLGLALVQTASAQAELEEIIVTAQKREQSLQDVPVAVTAFTSEELADRTISNLFSIAESTPNLQIGTSGTGSQNAIVFIRGIGQTSNRVNLDQGVGTYVDGIYRTNVWGGLFDLLDVERIEVLRGPQGTLYGKNALGGAINVISKRPSTAETGGEVSVTLGSYSRVDGRASVNIPLIQDQLAIQLSAVSRNADGYIETPNDKDFGSQSNTGFRIAALWNLSDTATWLLSADQMSTDSNGSPIYHAWVNPNARLPAQYNALVDGGHIPGPRYEASSIATDPFSSNATDPLARNKTDQESVTSRLEFEFGATTIVSLTSFKTYETSDGFDADGSVLEVSNNRRWLDGEAFSQEFQLNGVYMQDRLNLTTGVYYLRDELDFGAAAGNSNSAIPFVGIVPRIRDYNTGNSIQQDLDSYAFYASGTYSLTERARVTLGLRYMNEEKSQASSSTRGRSTRPATVSASAKGDWSNTSPRVSLEYDLNDATMLYVTAAQAFKSGGIGDTVLRDSQGNNFLLPFNEETLWSYEVGMKADWADGRVRANLAAFFMDYEDLHVRTTLFDPNSGSQVRTFFNAGSAEASGFEAELSALASDRFVIQASVGFLDTQYNEDVVDEFRGDVLLVVGEALPFAPELSYSLSAIYSAPLANGHELRLRADYSWRDELLWDATGAVDERDGEDSYGLLNVSATYEFDRWSITAFGRNVTDEVYAMNGFVNSRVVGANWRQRGRPAEWGLRATAQF
- a CDS encoding tripartite tricarboxylate transporter substrate binding protein, giving the protein MYRLALILALACAWADAGADSEYPARPLTYTVAFGPGGGNDLMSRTVVDIIRQYKLYGDQHIRVENRPGGSGAIGYGRVARQAGNAYVITSTSGSFLTTPIVSETSWTWRDFTPIALLALDAMFLVVRTDSPFVSMDEFVTRARQSDMKIGGNGATGPDRVVAGLLAESAGIEFTYVPFQNGSGLLTGLTSASLHALVSNPSEVMGQVAAGNFRVLAYSADSRSTVYPEVPTFVEQGYEVEFAVPRGIVMPAGVPADVRDWWIAVLKKVVATPEWQNYLETRGLSGAVLWGDDFGDYLGRTDSEYRRILNSFGSIH
- a CDS encoding isocitrate/isopropylmalate dehydrogenase family protein, which encodes MNFLVLPCDGIGPEIMEASMTVLRALDRKFGLELEYEYDEVGFASLEKHGTTLRDEVLEKAGNCDGVILGTQSHADYPPPEKGGRNVSAGFRVGLDLYANIRPARTRPFLPSNLADGKTMDLVIMREATEGFYPDRNMTRGWGEVMPSPDMALSTRKITRHCSERIARQAFAWAMKRRKKVTAIHKANSFHMTDGLFLEAVRDVGREFPEVELEELLVDAAAAHLVRTPESFDVLVTTNFYGDILSDLTSELSGSLGLAGSVMASDTLCCAQAQHGSAPDIAGRNIANPASMMLSIAMLLSWIGEHRDRPKYLEAGAVMTAAVDKALEDPNTRTRDLGGGASTAAFSEAVTNVI
- a CDS encoding RraA family protein, whose product is MRPTTDLSDDYEDTSSTCATQFRDFGGRTRFAGRIRTVRCFEDNSRFREMLGEPGNGGVLVVDGGASMARALMGDMLAARAAANGWSGVIINGAVRDSSEIARVDVGVKALGVNPARSAKMGAGEVDVPVEFGGVRFQPGHWVYCDEDGVLVSATQLK
- a CDS encoding arylsulfatase, which produces MDPRRITVIHATEASMAPVTDAFDRNWSEAELTHILDDGLSRDRQRQPQLTDDLRRRIHRLAAYAADCGAEAVLFACSAFGDAIEAAARRLAIPVLKPNEAMFRAALDCGDELALLVTFEPAGPAMAAEFGELANRAQPSARLTTVYVPGALDTLRRGDESKHNSLIAAAAGRVSGADAIMLGQFSMACANADCESAASVPVFTSPDAAVGQLRSLLHGN
- a CDS encoding tripartite tricarboxylate transporter permease → MEDLFANLASGLALALSLENLVFLVVGVCVGMLVGLFPGFGPAAGIAILIPMTLGLDPTAGIILLAGIYYGAMYGGTITSILINTPGESATVASTLDGYPLAQAGRAGPALVMQAVASFVGGAVGVVLICAFAPALSSFAASFGPSEYFLIVFLGLLLLATLMGDSLLKGIISALLGFAISTVGVDVISGAQRFTFGSPELIDGIYFVPVAIGLFGIGELLNCIYTGEHKKPAKRISVTIFSRAFWPRAGDFRISRLTFARGSLIGFIAGVLPGSGATIGSILAYSVEKRVARDPGEFGKGDIRGLVAPEAANNAASAGAMVPLISLGIPGSGATAVLLGALLMWGLQPGPMLIVDNPEFVWGLIGSMYLGNLMLVLMSVVAIPLFIKFLDVPYRLVVPVIVTLCIVGTFALHSSMIETWILLATGLLGFGMKRFGYSPAATVLAVVLGGMAENAFLQSLLIGDGSLGIFITRPISLALTAVVVAIFVAAAVVRLRALR
- a CDS encoding GntR family transcriptional regulator, giving the protein MAELRNGDLARRTAHEILVMIQSGDIKPGDHLRSQLLADKFGVSRSPVRDAMQLLSDKGVLEQRRNRGFFASDKWPGRIEKLVEASTQNLEDRDVYRRIAEDWLADAIDEEVTELFLQTRYDLTKAELKDILLRATREGWAERKKGYGWRFLPVAKTPQAFEQIYRLRMTIEPAAILEPTFTPDRKRLTELRDDQERLLETDVEKLRLERLLNTGSDFHESLIQLSGNPFFHMSLVRANRMRRLLEYRAKLDADRLYSQCRQHIEIIDLLAEGELIEASYALKKHLQGALAKKTASRRPDLVDF
- a CDS encoding tripartite tricarboxylate transporter TctB family protein → MRFLFSMALLAFSLSYTGYALYSLDLLDRADRLGPGFFPAIVGVLLIATTAANAIREYRRQREAATALQPLWRDVAEVTGLIALFLALLPYAGSLLTILAFTFLYLYRFNRVRGWFNAVYAVAFSAAVYLLFEVVLQAGLPQGVLAPLY